One window from the genome of Leptospira broomii serovar Hurstbridge str. 5399 encodes:
- a CDS encoding group II truncated hemoglobin, whose protein sequence is MNEKKKIPSLYEWAGGMQTFERLTKLFYQKVLQDDLLEPVFKHMSPEHQQRVAHFIAEVFGGPKTYSSEDGSHYAMIQKHLSKRLTEDQRKRWIRLLLETADEINLPDDPEFRSAFVAYIEWGTRIAVNNSNTDELLMNPNEPMPKWGWGVPGGPYLPE, encoded by the coding sequence ATGAACGAAAAAAAGAAAATCCCGTCCTTATATGAATGGGCAGGCGGAATGCAGACCTTCGAAAGACTAACGAAACTTTTCTATCAAAAAGTCTTGCAGGATGATTTATTAGAACCTGTCTTTAAGCATATGTCTCCGGAGCATCAACAAAGAGTGGCACATTTCATCGCCGAAGTTTTTGGAGGTCCCAAAACGTACAGTTCGGAAGATGGAAGTCATTACGCCATGATTCAAAAGCATCTTTCAAAACGTTTAACGGAAGATCAAAGAAAACGATGGATCCGACTACTTTTGGAAACCGCCGACGAGATTAATCTTCCCGATGATCCCGAATTTCGATCCGCTTTCGTCGCCTACATCGAATGGGGAACACGAATCGCGGTAAATAACTCGAACACCGACGAGCTGCTCATGAATCCGAATGAACCGATGCCGAAATGGGGATGGGGAGTGCCGGGCGGCCCGTATTTACCGGAGTAA
- a CDS encoding phosphate signaling complex PhoU family protein, with translation MASKFDYLRRNLYAMAELCLEQILILDDAIEQENPDLAKQVIERDDLIDSLEKQNDNLSQNAILEAVANRNLLGMDQVDGEVVLKKDPLRFALSAIRINRNLERMGDQIVNCATCYRRGLLPKGFFRQEEILDKMLSRVVTLVGMAVESLVEEKNRFYGSVHTVEEELNNLCNGAFLKFVMDPRLDKNQFADLYRMILGIERAGDYAVNIAEELVRLNTGMDIRHLSDPVQITEKVKTPS, from the coding sequence ATGGCTTCTAAATTCGATTATCTCAGACGCAACCTGTATGCAATGGCAGAATTATGTCTGGAGCAAATCTTAATTTTAGACGATGCGATCGAACAGGAAAACCCGGACTTAGCTAAGCAAGTAATAGAACGAGACGATCTGATCGATAGTTTAGAAAAACAGAATGATAACCTTTCGCAAAATGCGATTTTAGAAGCGGTTGCCAATCGTAATTTATTGGGAATGGATCAAGTAGACGGCGAGGTCGTTCTAAAAAAAGACCCGCTTCGATTTGCGCTCTCTGCAATAAGAATCAACCGCAATTTGGAAAGAATGGGCGATCAGATCGTGAACTGCGCGACGTGCTACAGGAGAGGGCTATTGCCTAAGGGATTCTTCAGACAAGAAGAAATCCTGGATAAAATGCTCTCCCGAGTCGTAACTTTAGTCGGAATGGCGGTAGAATCTCTCGTGGAAGAAAAAAATCGGTTCTACGGTTCTGTCCATACCGTTGAAGAAGAATTGAACAACCTGTGCAACGGCGCCTTTCTAAAGTTCGTTATGGATCCTAGACTGGATAAAAACCAATTCGCCGATTTATACAGGATGATCTTGGGAATCGAACGGGCCGGCGACTATGCAGTAAATATTGCCGAAGAGCTGGTGCGTCTTAATACAGGAATGGATATACGACATTTATCCGATCCGGTCCAGATCACCGAAAAAGTAAAAACACCCTCTTAA
- a CDS encoding MAPEG family protein, which yields MYSSLHALLSFTSWTLLLGFGVILFRVTQVLTGKKKSNEFPAWIQHGSDFYWRLHRAHLNCLENLPIFAVLVFAGALLDPNPAMFDLFAWIVFASRILQTSAHLSGGGVWPVNIRFTGFLLQYASFVSMLYLLLQSLP from the coding sequence ATGTATAGTTCCCTACATGCTCTCTTATCATTCACTAGCTGGACCTTACTCCTCGGTTTCGGAGTTATTTTATTTCGAGTAACTCAAGTACTTACCGGAAAGAAAAAATCGAACGAATTTCCGGCATGGATCCAACACGGCAGCGACTTCTATTGGAGATTACATAGAGCCCACCTAAATTGTTTAGAGAATCTGCCTATTTTTGCGGTTTTAGTTTTTGCCGGAGCATTATTGGATCCTAATCCGGCTATGTTTGACTTATTCGCTTGGATAGTATTTGCTTCTAGGATTCTCCAAACGTCCGCTCACTTGAGCGGAGGCGGTGTATGGCCGGTAAATATCCGATTTACAGGATTCCTTCTTCAATATGCTTCCTTTGTCTCGATGCTTTACCTTCTGTTACAAAGCTTACCATAA
- a CDS encoding imelysin family protein produces MSTIAFLLAAQPSYTEFLTYSGNSLILPTLQDLENKTLSLTTSAQNYCADPTNTTKLANLQQAWKTARSSLKKSEVFYFGPAENPPGYYFTNLDGFEKLQRPKWNNISAVLTNTASFPTINESSVLTYSTVRRGFEALEMLIFSSDGNDANISSTANIITANSSNSGYQRRLDYIQAVAQVIYDDSRNLNTQWKSTGGNFIGNYVGGNGYFQSSKEAFDTYVTKIASLAEVARDQKTGTPAGLSLSSAGTAHSNLTETIFSRNAYQDLLDNVYGIEFAYIGNSGDSQAKSLSLMVQAQNPSVDTNMKNAIADLKTTLQAKITGASDLYADISAGSSTINAQVSPLWIKLKTLRTLTGTDLLSVLGVPAMPSNADGD; encoded by the coding sequence ATGTCCACAATTGCGTTCTTGCTCGCAGCACAGCCGTCCTATACGGAATTTCTGACTTATTCGGGAAACAGTCTGATCCTGCCTACGCTGCAGGATCTGGAAAATAAAACTTTAAGTCTGACCACTTCTGCCCAAAACTACTGCGCGGATCCGACCAATACGACTAAGCTTGCAAACCTGCAACAAGCTTGGAAAACCGCGAGAAGTTCGTTAAAAAAATCCGAAGTTTTTTATTTCGGCCCCGCCGAAAATCCTCCCGGATACTATTTCACTAATTTAGACGGATTTGAAAAATTACAACGACCCAAATGGAACAATATATCCGCGGTCCTCACAAATACTGCAAGCTTTCCTACGATCAATGAAAGTAGCGTATTAACGTACAGCACAGTTCGAAGAGGTTTTGAAGCGTTAGAAATGTTGATCTTCAGTTCCGATGGGAATGATGCAAATATTTCAAGTACCGCAAATATCATTACCGCCAATAGTTCTAATTCGGGTTATCAGAGAAGACTGGATTATATTCAGGCCGTCGCGCAGGTTATCTATGACGACTCGAGGAACTTGAACACTCAATGGAAATCAACCGGCGGAAATTTTATCGGGAACTACGTCGGCGGTAACGGATATTTTCAATCTTCTAAAGAGGCCTTCGATACATATGTTACGAAAATTGCAAGTTTGGCCGAGGTAGCCCGGGATCAAAAAACGGGAACTCCCGCCGGTTTAAGTCTTAGCTCCGCAGGCACGGCTCATTCGAACTTAACGGAAACAATTTTTTCCAGAAACGCGTATCAAGACTTGTTAGATAACGTTTACGGAATCGAGTTCGCCTATATCGGAAATTCCGGAGATTCTCAAGCGAAATCGCTTTCCTTAATGGTTCAAGCCCAAAATCCTTCGGTAGACACGAACATGAAGAATGCGATTGCGGATTTAAAAACTACTTTGCAGGCAAAAATCACGGGAGCCTCCGACCTGTATGCAGATATAAGCGCCGGATCATCCACGATTAACGCGCAAGTTTCCCCGCTTTGGATAAAATTGAAAACTCTAAGAACGCTTACCGGAACCGATTTGCTTTCGGTATTAGGAGTACCTGCTATGCCGTCTAATGCTGACGGAGATTAG
- a CDS encoding di-heme oxidoreductase family protein has translation MNCNLKSLSSAKFGKFLFKPIRLFSGFGIVTLFFVSPFYSCKHESKSNVTEMALILLNLNQDPGEAYSGGWTTVFDNTVNAFSLPAFNLRLGGSTQFNTGHAFFNTNWSQEGNSALSGKGPTFNTSSCQACHKKDGRGAPPNNGASPPTYGGSFDIAVSMLMRLSKDGANATTGGPIPTDNYGLQLNQQGIASFTNLHPTSHTVSATPEEGHASVTYSSVAAPVCSTCSGTTYSDGTSVTLSQPTYSFSGWNFGDPTVAAGGFHYSPRVAPMIAGLGLLEAIPESTILSWADPNDADGDGISGKPNYVWDTAAGKKALGRFGWKANEPSLSQQNQDAFLGDIGITSPLNPTDNCPAIQTICLDAANGSGDPEITSSIVDPINFYGQLVGAPGRRSVNDPQVVHGKQLFISIGCASCHKPLVVTGFVPDFPENSSQYIKPYTDLLLHDMGSGLADGRADFDATGSEWRTPPLWGLGLIQNVNGHQRLLHDGRANGPEEAILWHGGEAAAARSNFQLLSASDRNDLLKFLNSL, from the coding sequence ATGAACTGTAATCTTAAATCACTCTCTTCGGCCAAATTCGGAAAATTTTTATTTAAGCCGATTCGGCTTTTTTCCGGATTCGGAATCGTTACTCTTTTTTTTGTTTCGCCTTTCTATTCCTGCAAACACGAGTCGAAAAGCAATGTTACAGAAATGGCGCTCATTTTGTTGAATCTAAATCAAGATCCTGGCGAAGCCTATTCCGGAGGTTGGACGACGGTATTCGATAATACGGTAAACGCGTTTAGCCTACCGGCCTTTAATCTACGCTTGGGCGGTTCGACTCAATTCAATACGGGACATGCGTTTTTTAATACGAACTGGTCTCAAGAAGGAAATAGCGCACTTTCCGGTAAAGGGCCCACATTCAATACGAGTTCCTGCCAAGCCTGCCACAAAAAGGACGGTCGGGGAGCTCCCCCGAATAACGGCGCGTCTCCCCCGACGTACGGAGGTTCCTTCGATATAGCGGTGAGTATGCTGATGCGATTGTCCAAGGACGGCGCCAATGCAACGACCGGGGGACCGATCCCGACCGACAACTACGGACTTCAATTAAATCAACAAGGAATTGCAAGTTTTACGAATCTTCATCCCACATCACATACCGTTTCTGCAACTCCGGAAGAAGGGCACGCATCCGTAACGTACAGCTCGGTTGCAGCACCTGTTTGCTCGACTTGTTCCGGCACCACATACTCCGACGGAACTTCCGTTACGCTTTCGCAACCGACGTATTCTTTTTCCGGATGGAACTTCGGAGATCCGACCGTCGCGGCTGGCGGATTCCATTATTCACCCAGAGTAGCTCCGATGATTGCCGGACTAGGATTATTAGAGGCAATACCTGAAAGTACGATTTTATCCTGGGCGGATCCGAACGATGCGGATGGAGATGGAATTTCAGGAAAACCTAATTATGTTTGGGATACTGCCGCAGGAAAAAAAGCCCTCGGTCGGTTCGGTTGGAAAGCGAATGAACCTAGTCTATCTCAGCAGAACCAGGATGCCTTTCTGGGCGATATAGGCATAACGAGTCCCTTAAACCCGACGGATAATTGTCCGGCAATTCAAACAATTTGTTTGGATGCGGCAAACGGCTCGGGCGATCCGGAAATTACTTCTAGCATCGTAGATCCAATAAATTTTTACGGACAACTCGTAGGGGCCCCTGGCAGACGATCCGTCAATGACCCGCAAGTCGTGCATGGAAAACAGTTGTTCATCTCGATCGGTTGTGCTTCGTGTCACAAACCTTTGGTCGTGACAGGTTTCGTACCTGATTTTCCGGAAAATTCTTCTCAGTATATAAAACCTTATACGGATTTACTTTTGCATGATATGGGATCCGGGTTAGCCGATGGAAGAGCCGACTTTGACGCGACCGGAAGCGAATGGAGAACCCCACCTCTTTGGGGATTAGGTTTAATTCAGAATGTTAATGGGCATCAAAGGCTGCTCCATGACGGAAGAGCCAACGGACCGGAAGAAGCGATCCTATGGCATGGAGGAGAGGCGGCAGCGGCAAGATCGAATTTTCAACTACTGTCCGCATCCGATAGAAACGACTTACTTAAATTCCTAAATTCACTGTAA
- a CDS encoding imelysin family protein codes for MRRTINSGILVIFTGILLSCTNGKKGDSSMALAAILGNQPSASREQVVSRYADLAYESYNKNYQDLVVLQTAVNALVTTPSAANLTAAKNAWIKARASYLLTEAFRFAGGPIDVASISSINWQGCGAGTNYAGDTTYACESLINSWPLDEIAIDNYIQGGNNTTSFASILGKNGDISIASGGNTDSTTIILTGWHAIEYLLWGQDNSGSPQSYNQVAGLGDYTCFTGSPGTCNSNGQGGTNGGTGSNRGNYLKTVTDALVGHLKLVRDSWGTAAAPGAYRQTFLADPNTSLTQVFRGLGKFIAGEWGGDRLKGIYAHDQEDEHSCFSDNTKSDFYYDAQSVLNLWTGSYTLVKGNPSSSGPGLSALLGILGQGNIQSEITQARDTFCVNNAESIADPNYTSSCPSGSISGRYDQIIMNGFNGFPGSQSPDYPTLQNAQVLIGDRLKRDFVSAATALGITITDFTNK; via the coding sequence ATGCGTCGGACAATTAACTCTGGAATTCTGGTTATCTTTACCGGAATCCTTTTATCCTGCACGAACGGAAAGAAAGGCGATTCTTCCATGGCGTTAGCGGCGATTCTAGGAAATCAACCGTCGGCCTCGAGAGAACAAGTTGTGAGTCGTTATGCCGATTTGGCGTATGAATCTTATAATAAAAACTATCAGGACCTAGTCGTTTTACAGACCGCAGTAAACGCACTCGTAACGACTCCCAGCGCAGCAAATCTAACTGCCGCCAAGAACGCTTGGATCAAGGCAAGGGCAAGCTACTTACTGACCGAAGCGTTTCGATTTGCCGGAGGGCCCATCGACGTGGCCAGCATTTCAAGTATCAACTGGCAAGGTTGCGGAGCCGGAACGAATTATGCCGGTGACACGACCTATGCTTGTGAGAGTCTGATCAACTCTTGGCCGTTAGACGAAATTGCAATCGACAATTACATTCAGGGGGGAAACAACACTACGAGCTTTGCCTCAATTCTCGGTAAAAACGGGGATATTTCCATTGCATCGGGCGGAAATACGGACTCTACAACGATCATTCTAACCGGATGGCACGCTATCGAATATCTTCTCTGGGGTCAGGATAATTCAGGAAGCCCGCAATCATACAATCAAGTGGCCGGTCTTGGCGATTATACTTGTTTTACGGGTTCTCCAGGCACTTGTAATAGTAATGGACAAGGCGGAACTAACGGTGGAACGGGGAGCAACCGAGGAAATTATCTTAAAACGGTCACTGACGCGTTAGTCGGTCATTTAAAATTAGTCAGAGATTCATGGGGAACGGCGGCAGCACCGGGCGCCTATAGACAAACTTTCCTGGCAGATCCGAACACTTCGCTTACTCAGGTATTTAGAGGATTAGGAAAATTTATCGCCGGAGAATGGGGAGGAGACCGCTTAAAAGGAATTTACGCCCATGATCAGGAAGACGAACACTCTTGCTTTAGCGACAATACCAAATCGGACTTTTACTACGACGCCCAAAGCGTTTTGAATCTTTGGACAGGAAGTTATACATTAGTAAAAGGTAATCCATCGAGTTCCGGACCGGGCCTTTCCGCATTATTGGGCATCCTAGGCCAAGGAAATATACAGTCAGAAATCACTCAGGCAAGGGATACTTTTTGCGTCAATAACGCCGAGAGTATTGCGGATCCGAATTATACCTCTTCCTGCCCGTCCGGATCGATATCAGGGCGTTACGACCAGATCATTATGAACGGGTTCAACGGTTTCCCCGGATCCCAAAGTCCGGATTACCCGACTCTTCAAAACGCTCAAGTTCTGATCGGGGACCGATTGAAACGGGATTTCGTGTCGGCCGCAACAGCTCTGGGCATTACGATCACCGATTTTACTAATAAGTAA